In Candidatus Omnitrophota bacterium, one genomic interval encodes:
- a CDS encoding alpha/beta fold hydrolase: MPTAKLNNIFLYYEIYGKDHPLLLISGVNSDNASWSGVRGKLAKHFRVITFDNRASGRSDDPGKKFTIRDMADDAIGLLDHLRIKKCHCIGHSMGGYIAQELAINYPERVEKLVLEATAPVSSARNNMLLNDFLNRFEKDRDNEALMRSWAYWSFSPKTFERKSYIAAFVKYASTYPYSQSAEGFKSQIGAVALFDARARIKNIKAGTLVVIGSDDILIYPAESMKLVKGVKGSVLEKIKDAGHCAHVEKPDLFASVVTRFLKK, from the coding sequence ATGCCGACAGCAAAACTGAATAATATATTCCTATATTACGAGATCTACGGCAAGGACCATCCGCTATTATTGATATCGGGCGTTAACTCGGATAACGCGAGCTGGTCCGGTGTGCGCGGAAAGCTGGCGAAGCATTTCCGCGTCATAACATTCGATAATCGCGCCTCCGGCAGGAGCGATGACCCTGGTAAAAAATTCACGATTCGCGACATGGCCGATGACGCGATAGGTCTCCTTGACCATTTGCGGATAAAGAAATGCCATTGTATTGGCCATTCGATGGGCGGTTACATCGCCCAGGAACTGGCTATAAATTATCCGGAGCGCGTCGAAAAACTTGTGCTCGAAGCCACCGCCCCTGTCTCATCGGCCCGCAATAATATGTTATTGAACGATTTTTTAAACCGCTTCGAAAAAGACCGCGATAACGAAGCGTTGATGCGGTCGTGGGCATACTGGTCGTTCTCTCCGAAAACATTCGAACGTAAAAGTTATATAGCGGCATTCGTAAAATACGCGTCGACTTATCCGTATTCGCAATCGGCCGAAGGGTTCAAAAGTCAGATAGGAGCCGTCGCTTTATTTGACGCGCGCGCCAGGATAAAAAATATTAAAGCCGGGACGCTTGTTGTTATCGGAAGCGACGACATACTCATTTACCCGGCAGAATCGATGAAGCTTGTAAAGGGTGTCAAAGGCAGCGTCCTTGAGAAAATAAAGGACGCCGGCCATTGCGCGCATGTTGAAAAACCCGATCTATTTGCGTCTGTGGTTACGCGATTCTTAAAAAAGTAG